Proteins encoded in a region of the Xylocopa sonorina isolate GNS202 chromosome 1, iyXylSono1_principal, whole genome shotgun sequence genome:
- the Hacl gene encoding 2-hydroxyacyl-CoA lyase, giving the protein MFMQIAGLQYLGFRNEQAACYAAQAYGYLTRKPAVVLCVSGPGLLHVIGGMANAQVNCWPVIVIGGSCPQDHEGIGGFQEWPQVESSKPHCKYAARPPSAKLIPLHVEKAFRLCTYGRPGAAYLDLPATILTQSVNEEQIYKVACCPPPPLIFPDHQLLEKATSLLMKAKKPLLIVGKGAAYGRAETEVRNLVYSTNIPFLPTPMGKGVVPDKDERCVSSARTYALQQSDVILLLGARFNWMLHFGQPPRFQSDVKVIQVDLCPEELHNSVPSAVAIQSDISTAVHGIFIILNEYKWSIDKDNTWWKSLLAKSNKNKAIVHRLSMDVSIPLNYYAAFKHIQDTIPPDCIICSEGANTMDIGKTILLNNEPRHRLDAGTFGTMGVGLGFAIAAALYCKNNAPMKRVLCVEGDSAFGFSGMEIETMIRYKLPIIVIIINNNGIYSGFDSETFRQIQATGEPTLVTPPNSLTSETHYEKMLEMFGRKGYFCTSVQDIQRALKACLQVNDSPSIINIMINPQADRKEQKFSWLTESKL; this is encoded by the exons ATGTTTATGCAGATAGCTGGTCTACAGTATCTTGGATTTAGAAACGAACAAGCTGCATGTTACGCTGCACAAGCTTATGGATACCTAACAA GAAAACCGGCGGTTGTTTTGTGCGTCTCCGGACCAGGTTTGCTTCATGTAATTGGTGGAATGGCGAACGCTCAAGTGAATTGCTG GCCGGTCATAGTGATCGGTGGGTCGTGTCCCCAAGACCACGAGGGTATTGGAGGTTTTCAGGAATGGCCACAGGTAGAATCTAGTAAACCCCATTGTAAATATGCCGCCAGACCGCCGTCTGCAAAACTAATACCGCTTCACGTCGAGAAGGCGTTTCGACTCTGTACTTACGGTCGACCTG GTGCCGCGTATTTGGATTTACCAGCCACTATACTGACTCAATCCGTCAATGAAGAACAAATATACAAGGTTGCGTGCTGTCCACCACCCCCACTAATATTCCCCGATCATCAATTGCTGGAAAAAGCGACTAGTTTGCTCATGAAAGCAAAAAAGCCGTTGTTGATTGTAGGAAAAG GAGCTGCCTATGGCAGAGCAGAGACTGAAGTCCGTAATCTTGTATATTCAACGAACATTCCTTTTCTTCCGACGCCAATGGGAAAAGGTGTAGTTCCAGACAAAGATGAGCGATGTGTTTCTAGCGCAAGAACGTACGCATTGCAACAAAGCGATGTGATATTATTATTAGGCGCCAGATTTAATTGGATGCTGCACTTTGGCCAGCCACCTCGTTTTCAATCCGATGTTAAAGTAATACAG GTAGACTTGTGTCCAGAAGAATTGCACAATTCCGTACCATCTGCAGTCGCGATACAATCAGACATATCCACTGCTGTGCATGGTATCTTTATCAttttaaatgaatataaatggtcCATCGACAAAGATAACACATGGTGGAAAAGTTTACTAGCTAAATCGAATAAAAATAAAGCAATAGTTCAT AGATTATCGATGGATGTTTCGATACCATTGAATTATTATGCTGCTTTCAAACACATTCAAGATACCATTCCTCCTG ATTGTATTATTTGCTCAGAAGGAGCTAATACAATGGACATCGGTAAAACGATATTATTAAACAACGAACCTCGCCATAGATTAGATGCCGGTACTTTTGGCACTATGGGCGTTGGATTGGGCTTTGCCATAGCAGCTGCCCTTTATTGTAAAAATAATGCCCCGATGAAAAGAGTCCTTTGTGTGGAAGGAGATAGTGCATTTGGGTTTTCCGGCATGGAAATTGAAACAATGATCAG GTATAAGCTACCTATTATTGTCATCATTATAAATAATAATGGTATTTATAGCGGTTTCGATAGTGAAACATTTAGACAAATACAAGCTACGGGAGAGCCAACACTTGT AACACCGCCAAATTCTTTGACATCAGAAACACATTATGAGAAAATGTTAGAAATGTTTGGTCGCAAGGGATACTTTTGCACTTCTGTACAAGATATACAGCGTGCATTAAAGGCATGCCTTCAG gTAAATGATTCTCCcagtataataaacatcatgATTAATCCGCAGGCGGATCGTAAAGAACAGAAATTCAGTTGGTTGACAGAATCAAAGctttaa
- the LOC143424516 gene encoding uncharacterized protein LOC143424516, which translates to MALDTEREIRKTLLAISEVSLKIKNELNLLNNLLQQDGPLQTAVINVVAKLTAVAQRLKINVEDILSNNENENKLQSNFRSIVSSACLQEKLSKCLNNM; encoded by the exons ATGGCATTGGACACTGAAAGAGAAATTCggaaaacgctacttgctatttCCGAAGTATCGTTAAAAAT aAAGAATGAATTAAACTTGCTTAATAATCTCTTACAACAGGATGGACCGCTTCAAACAGCTGTAATTAATGTAGTTGCAAAATTGACTGCAGTAGCTCAAAGATTGAAGATAAACGTCGAAGATATATTAAGTAacaatgaaaatgaaaataaattgcAGTCTAATTTCAGAAGTATTGTGTCCTCTGCTTGTTTGCAAGAAAAACTATCAAAGTGTTTAAATAATATGTAA
- the LOC143424512 gene encoding large ribosomal subunit protein eL32, which yields MAIRPVYRPTIVKKRTKKFIRHQSDRYSKLKRNWRKPKGIDNRVRRRFKGQYLMPNIGYGSNKKTRHMLPTGFRKVLVHNVKELEVLMMQNRKFCAEIAHGVSSKKRKTIVERAQQLSIRVTNASARLRSQENE from the exons ATGGCTATTCGACCAGTGTATAGGCCTACGATTGTAAAGAAGAGGACGAAGAAATTCATTCGTCATCAGAGTGATAGATACAGTAAACTGAAG AGGAACTGGCGTAAGCCCAAAGGTATTGATAACAGAGTTCGCAGACGCTTCAAGGGACAGTATCTGATGCCCAATATTGGTTATGGAAGTAACAAAAAAACACGCCACATGTTACCAACTGGTTTTAGGAAAGTTTTGGTACATAACGTCAAG GAATTAGAAGTTTTGATGATGCAGAACAGAAAGTTCTGCGCAGAAATTGCTCATGGTGTGAGCAGCAAGAAACGCAAAACCATAGTTGAGCGTGCTCAACAACTTTCGATAAGGGTAACCAATGCCAGTGCCAGATTACGCTCTCAAGAAAATGAATGA